Proteins encoded together in one Candidatus Cloacimonadota bacterium window:
- the manA gene encoding mannose-6-phosphate isomerase, class I, translating to MMALHRLIAPLKNYAWGSPEFIPHLLGKTPDSGLPVAEMWLGAHPSASSILAENGRSLRELIASDPDRTLGRGVALAQGELPFLLKVLAAAEPLSLQAHPSAAQAKLGFERENSLALPLDSPLRNYRDPLPKPELLCALTPFKAICGFRPADEIAKNLKDAGVSGFLRKYDVFELHPNPRTFADLSMELLNLGQDTLSKALAALDEALPGNVLDPEIRDCILGLKRHHPGDRGLLAPLYLNIFQLEPGEALFLEAGVLHAYLEGAGIEIMGNSDNVLRGGLSPKHIDSLELARVLDFRPYPGGILKPENIGSGLEAYRTPAREFELRHLRLDGCGVVLKLNEAPLILLCEDGNVSLKAAGESLSLKKGESAFVSAEPERLELEGVGKLWLATLPLL from the coding sequence ATGATGGCGCTGCACAGGCTAATCGCGCCGCTGAAAAACTATGCCTGGGGTTCGCCGGAATTCATTCCCCATCTTTTGGGAAAAACGCCAGATTCGGGACTGCCTGTGGCAGAAATGTGGCTGGGAGCCCATCCCAGCGCATCCAGCATTTTGGCTGAAAACGGGCGCAGCCTGCGCGAACTGATTGCTTCAGATCCCGATCGCACCCTGGGACGCGGCGTCGCTCTGGCACAGGGAGAGCTTCCCTTCCTGCTGAAGGTTTTGGCGGCGGCAGAACCACTTTCCCTGCAGGCTCATCCCAGTGCGGCTCAAGCCAAGCTGGGCTTCGAGCGCGAGAACAGCCTGGCGCTGCCTCTGGATTCGCCGCTGAGGAACTATCGCGATCCTCTGCCAAAGCCGGAATTGCTCTGCGCTCTCACGCCCTTCAAGGCCATCTGCGGTTTTCGTCCCGCGGATGAGATTGCCAAAAACCTCAAGGATGCCGGTGTTTCGGGGTTTTTACGCAAATATGATGTGTTTGAGCTCCATCCCAATCCGCGCACTTTCGCCGATTTGTCAATGGAACTCTTGAATTTGGGGCAGGATACGTTGTCAAAGGCTTTGGCAGCCTTGGATGAAGCCCTGCCAGGAAATGTTCTCGATCCCGAGATTCGGGATTGCATTTTGGGGCTCAAACGTCACCATCCGGGAGACCGGGGTCTGCTGGCACCGTTGTATTTGAATATTTTCCAGCTCGAGCCCGGTGAGGCGCTGTTTTTGGAAGCGGGCGTGTTGCACGCTTACCTGGAAGGCGCGGGCATCGAAATTATGGGAAATTCAGACAATGTTTTGCGCGGTGGACTGAGCCCCAAACACATCGACAGCCTGGAACTGGCGCGTGTTTTGGATTTCAGACCGTATCCGGGTGGAATTTTGAAGCCTGAAAACATCGGCTCCGGCCTGGAGGCCTATCGCACTCCCGCGCGGGAATTTGAACTGCGACATTTGCGCTTGGATGGCTGTGGCGTCGTTTTGAAATTAAACGAAGCTCCGCTGATACTTTTATGTGAGGATGGAAACGTCAGTCTGAAGGCAGCGGGGGAGAGCCTGAGCCTCAAAAAGGGCGAAAGTGCCTTCGTGAGCGCGGAACCGGAAAGGCTGGAACTGGAGGGAGTGGGGAAGCTTTGGCTGGCGACTTTGCCGCTGTTGTAA
- a CDS encoding tetratricopeptide repeat protein, with translation MPADEDLRKLILRAEALMRTNWLHAAQLLMQAVEENPNDPRPLIALGDFYQKRQLYDKAVRCFQSALKLDPNDNQLKLVIGNTFFAQGEYQLAIVYYDKISQPSTDVRYNKALALAYLGKHRESIAIMRELMSVIDNNPFIYFLLIEQLFRVGDFEAAQLCIAKAEARIGSHQHLLLLKALSFAHFKNWLMALNAFMAYDRPGNRMQTEHRLVYADCAVRSGMPGLGISVLERAVVDNPYSIGVYEDLVRLLLREKDHVKARKYLKQAKRFFPLLSPMLQLLQGRLGRIEEQ, from the coding sequence ATGCCGGCAGATGAAGATTTGCGAAAACTGATTCTGAGGGCGGAAGCGCTGATGAGAACAAACTGGCTGCACGCGGCTCAATTGCTGATGCAGGCGGTGGAGGAAAACCCCAACGATCCGAGGCCGCTGATTGCCCTGGGGGATTTCTATCAAAAACGTCAGCTTTACGACAAAGCTGTGCGCTGCTTCCAATCGGCATTGAAGCTGGATCCAAACGATAATCAGCTCAAACTGGTCATCGGCAACACTTTTTTTGCCCAGGGCGAATATCAATTGGCCATTGTGTATTACGACAAAATCAGCCAGCCCAGCACAGACGTTCGCTACAACAAGGCATTGGCGCTTGCCTATTTGGGAAAACACCGCGAAAGCATTGCCATTATGCGGGAATTGATGAGCGTGATAGACAACAATCCCTTCATCTATTTCCTTTTAATCGAACAGCTTTTCCGGGTGGGAGATTTCGAAGCCGCTCAGCTCTGCATCGCCAAAGCCGAGGCGAGAATCGGATCTCATCAACACCTGCTTTTGCTGAAAGCGCTCAGCTTTGCCCATTTCAAAAACTGGCTGATGGCACTGAACGCGTTTATGGCTTACGACCGCCCGGGAAACAGAATGCAGACCGAACACAGGCTGGTGTATGCGGATTGCGCCGTCAGAAGCGGAATGCCCGGCTTGGGAATCTCTGTTTTGGAGCGGGCTGTGGTGGATAATCCATATTCCATCGGGGTTTACGAAGACTTGGTGCGCCTGCTGTTGCGTGAAAAAGATCATGTGAAAGCGCGTAAATACCTCAAACAGGCAAAGCGCTTTTTTCCGCTGTTGAGCCCGATGCTGCAACTGCTGCAGGGACGCCTGGGCAGGATTGAGGAACAATGA